AAATTCAACtttacacaaaaatgtatttgcaCAAGAAAAAAGTGACATAACAGAGATGTACACTTAAGTCTTGGCTActgctttttatatataataaattaacacTTTTTTGCTCTAAAATTCTGCCCAAATAATATGCCCATGTGGGGCCTGTAAAGGAAGCCCAACTGTGAACCTGAAGGTTTTGATAGggccaggaggggttaaacatgagCCCCATTTGGGTTTTACATTGCACATGCGGCCTAGGTGAACCcatgtgagattaaggtgggctgtaatgatgggtCCATTTGGGAATCCCAACTGGGTCCCAGTTAAAACACATGTACCGTACACACAACCTCGGAACAACCTGGCCACCTGAAACCCATGAGCATGTGGGCAGGGTGAATTCAATAATAACAACTTTAAAATCTGAACCAAGTAACCAATTAAAAATGGTTCAATGTGGAGTGTTAGGCTTTTGAtcaactatttaaaaataaataaataaataaataaataaaacagcagcttgcCAGGCAGCACATATCAATGGTAAAGACAATATTAACCCTATTACAACTCAATGGGTGCGGCACGGTGGTGCAGTGGATAGCGCTGTCGCCTCACaacaagacggcctgggttcaaTTCCTGATTGGGTTGCCcctgggtctttctgtgtggagtttacaTGTTCACCCTGTGTCcttgtgggtttcctcccacagttcaAGGACATTGGCCCCTACGATGGATAAAGCAGGTAttgacaatggatggatggatgacaaGTCAATGAAGCATCAAACTGATTTTTGAAGCTGCTATTTTAGGAACAACACTCTAATtgctaatttaatcattttaaccaTTAAATCAGATCTGCTAAGATGACCGTCTGCACTGTTATTTGCGAGTGATAAAAATAGATTTGTGTGTCCGAACATCACAAGCGTATTTGCATGAGTTGCTGTGGTTTCGAGGTCTTTAGTGCTCTTGTTCGACCCCCACACTTCCGTCACTCTGgatttgattttattgttttttttttcatgttgtaaaaaaaaaaaacttgtttaaatCTAATGTGAGCTTGCTAAGACACATCTGTACAAATTTGTACCAATCTGTACATCTGTACCAATCCTCAACACTAGATGGCATTAGACTACTGCTGTACTCACAGGCAGTTCAGGACCCCCATGTTTTGTACTCTCATTCATTTGTATTAGCAAATGCGTGAGAGTAGTAACCTAAAAGAAAATTTTACAGAAGCTAAACGTGATGTTTCTTCAAGTTAGCAGAAGCAGCTGAAGTATCTGCTTGCGAGAATTCATGAAGGCTGAAGAGCTGCatcaaaacaaacttcgaaaaggGCTACTTTGAGGAACCAGTAGTTTATGTTCTGAGCTGGGTATTATGTCATGATTTTGATGTAATTATTATTGTCAAttgttaaaaatacagtatattgtttgaggttattgtaaataaatgaaacGTTTTACCCTACAGTatatgtgaatgtaatgatgatgagGAGGGCTATGTTGTAATGTTGCAATCCGGTgcaaaaacgttttaaaaaatcttttttattatccTGCTGTAAAATTTCAGTTGAAAGCCCTGTAATGAGAGGCACCACATGTGGCCTCAGtatgtcctgcacatattgctgaACTGTTAGTGGCCCTTATATCACAGCTAGAGGTGACCAACTGTCATATGGATTACTCCCCAGATCGTCAGACcagcagatttttgtttttttgtgattagctttaattccacaaatgttgttcaaaagtcaaaagtcactatagggtgggctttgattcagtTTAGCGAAAGTGTCCCCCCAAATGTCAAACCTGTTCTAGGCCTTTGATtgtagtgcatgtgtgtgtgtactgtgcttTGTGTGGCAGATACTTGTGTGTGCAGCCTTGAACAGTTGACTGAGCACACACTGAGAGCAGAGGGCAAGCAAAATATGATGACTCACTGCACATTCCctctatcagtctctctctctctctctctctctctctctctctctctctctttctctctcctgcctCCCTCACCTAAATCAAAACCCTAAATCCACACTGATACCCAGTACCACTCACTGGAAATCCACATGCCAGCCCTGTAGAGGATGGTCATTCCTCctacaaaataacattaaaacacacagTGAAGAAAAGAACAAACAAGTCCTGAATAACAGGGAGGTTCAAAAACACTCAACTCATTTTGGTGACTCTTCTGTGTTATCTAATGTGAGAGTAAAATTAAATAAGttgtaaacatgttattaatctgcaAATCGCAGAGACAACAGAAAAGAGTCAAGGTGTTATCAATGTTTCAGGCTCATTCTGAGCAAACTAAGCTAATGTATACAAAAACTACATGCTCAGACTTACTGTGTGATGTCAGAGTTTTCATAAGCTGTGTTTTCCTCGTCCACATGGCTCTGCTGGTAGCAGAGTTTTAACAAATCGCCATCTTGGAAAGCGTTTTCGGAAAGCTTAGCAACAGCATTATTATATATGGCAGGCCAAAATTCAGACCAAGCATTGGTTTCCTTAGATGTAGCCATGCAGTGCATCATGGTTCCAATGCACCAAAAAGTGGAGCCTAGGCAAACTTCTATCCAATCGAAAGAGAGCATGTGTTTGGCTTTCTCCTCAGAGCAATGTATGAAACACTCATGGAAAAAAAGGTTTCAGCTTCCCTGTTCTTAATGATCCATCGGATCAACACAATACACTCAATACAGCACAGTTGCAATAATTGTTGGGCTCTTTGATGGattttgaaaatattaatatataattttatttacaaaGTGTGTTGGTCTATGTGCTGGAGCTCAATCAAAAAAATTATAGACTACAGTTTTTATGTAAAATTTCTAGGAAATGTATTtcccatttaaacacatttaaacacacacatgcaattGGATGACACAGGAATCAGAGTGATCAAACATACATTAGTGCTGACACGTagcaaaataacaccaaaatatcAATACACTCATACGGAACACTTTAGGATCACTACACTAATACTGGTCAGGGCCTCCGTTTTTTTATGACTGCATCTCACAATTCCTGCAATTCCTACCACATCCCAAATATGTTTTTGCTGGACTCAGGTTTTCCAGGAAGACTCTAGAGGCAAGTGTGCAATAATAATCCTTTTAATTCTGATACTATTAAAAATTGATAGATAACAATTAGTGCAAAATTGGTCTTTGGCAAAGGCCCTGTCATTGGCCCAGGTCTGCAACATCTTGATCCCCACAGATCCTGTCATACATAGAAGAAAACAGCTGAGCCAACCACTAATCAGATGGCAGCACCAAACTTAAGGTGTTCAGGAAAAAAAGTGGAAAATCAAAACAGTGCCTACAAGCAGTTATAttattataaccagttttgccaatactccctttattgaaaaatgcatttttaacagcaacaatgtatctctacaCATTTAAatttgaactatttcctgaaaaaatatatttttttataaaaataaaagaccatttcttttgaattaacttaacataaacatttttttatataaaaataaaatatgttctttcttgatttcacttaacataaatacttgtttttataaaaaaaatatataaaataaacaaagtctttcttgacctgaaatatttaacactgtaaaactgaacattgaacctgctgttctctatggaagcccatttccgccacctgaagaaaaaaaaacgtcctcaactaagtcataattatgagatagaaaagtcataattatgagatagtaagtcataattatgagatagtaagtcataattatgagataaaaaagtcataattatgagacagtaagtcatatttatgagataaaaagtcataattatgagatactaagtcataattatgagatagaaagtcataattatgagatactaagtcataattatgagatagaaagtcataattatgagatagaaagtcataattatgagatgactttttatctcataaatatgacttactatctcataattatgacttttttaaaacgcctttataaagagatagggagcccgagaactggcgaaaaacgaaaacgggcggaaactaaagacacagcaagcgcgagagagagagacaggggagaaagagagacgcgtgtgattggggaagagcggagggggaatgggtaagggagcggtgtgtggttggaggagatgaggtggagagagagagagagagagagagtaacgcacagtgacttaaataagtaactttaatctgattactggattggaaatagtaacgcgttagattactcgttactgaaaaaaagggtcagataagggtaagtaacgcgttactgacatcactggtggcagtggacaaattttattaaatttaagctATTGTATTAAATGCAaagagacaaaactcagagatgtcagtCTGGACTGGACTAAAATGAATGGATAACCATTGAGTTcaacgaaaaacagtaggtaatgcAGCCTGTACTTTtctgaagaaaaacacatacatggacaagggaataaaatcacagagataaaagagaaaattaccccaggacctttTAAGAAACTAATCATGtatggatagggctttagatgtTATATGTATTGTGCATTCTGAGATGGTTTTATATTCACCACATATTGTGTACCATAACTGTTGATCAGTTTTAAGCATTTCTAAAATAGTTTCTCAGAATATTTGTATAAATATCTTACTGTTGGTCTTCAATTCCTTTTGGTGAGTGTTTGCTTTGGAATACTTCTTACTGAATTATGTCCTTTAACCCACAGCTCCACTACACTGGACAACAGACTACAGGAGTAAGCACGGTTGCAGTAAGCAGGAAAGACAGAAGAAGAAATAGGGTAAAGCTCACTCTGAAAATGCAATGAAGTCAAAACCCTCTGTGGTGATTGAGTCATCGCCTGCCTACGTTGCATCAAAACACTGCCAATTTGTGAAGGCCTTCAGGGCCGTGGGTTGTAGTGAGGGATGACTTGGCCTTCTTGGCTGGGAATCCACCTCTGATGGGTTGCAATGCTATCATAACACAATCCCACCTAGCAATCTTTAGACGCAACCACCAGAAACCATTTCATTACACTGCTTTCTTGGAAaacagtattttattgtatttcaggAATGTTTCCAGAACACCAACAATActaatttaaaataagaaatattaacAGGTACAATAAATTCTTTCATGGAAATAAGTTGATAAATTACTCACATACTAATAATCACAATTTTGTAGACATGTGATGTTACTAAAACGCACTATTAAATAAAATGGTTCTCCTTTAATTTAAGTAAtatttcttttggttttctgtgagTGTTTAAAGATATATAGAACCATGACAACATAAATAACCATTTAAATGCTTCAATAATTATGTACCTGTTTAAAAGTGGCAGTGGTTCTATTTTGTATGCTATAACAACACAAATAAGCATTTAAAAGGTTGAATAGTTCTTCAAGAGCTCTTCAAGGGGCCTTTAGTAAAGGCAGTGGTTCTGTTTAGACACATGGCAAATCAAAAGTACCTTTTAGATGCTCTTCTGATTGATGGAGAATAAAATGGTTCTACATGGTCCCAACAAGGGTTCCAGCACTGTTACAATAAAAAGAATCCCCTTTTAGTACTGTACACAATAGGTTTGTTTCGAGTGTAGTTCCTGTAGTTCGTAAATTACATGGAATtcttggacacatttaaatagcttgatatttgtTGTAATTTGTAATAATTCAAATgcctaaataaaaatagaaacaatGTGTTACCTAACCACTTATAATAATTATTCAGCTTTACCATGCAGTACTGTAGACATGGTAAAACCACACTCCTCACCAAAGACAACTgtataaaaagtaatttaaagtgtagtttaacaataatatatatttatagtaaagTGTCCCTTCTGAGTAAATCTAGAAAAATGTTCTGTTATATagtgtttatatgaaatttaaCCAATTATGCTgcaacacaaaaggcatgttatatcaatataacataaaataaatatttttcagaTTTCCTTTTCTGAGGTTTTCTGAGGTCCAAAGCAGGATTGCTATTTCTACAAATAATCAGCCCCTTTTGCTTAGAGTGTATTTTAAAGTGTAAGTAGAGAATCTTTATAAAGAAAAAGACGCAATATCACAGTAAAATCAATGCCAACATAtgaaatcatttattttcacaaaGTTTCAATACATGTCTCATTTATACAGGTACTCATCTAATAAATATAATATCACAAACAACCATGAGCCAGACATCGATGACTCTAAATGGACTCAAGTTAAAACTCTGGTCGTACCGAACACTGATGTGAGGACAGTTGATTGCTATAAAATATCCATAGAACATTTCAGAAAACAAATAAACCAGTTTATAAATGGATACAAATCGTAGCCCTTTTACACTGCAGCATTAGAGTCTAAACTGGAGATCTGTAGTCTGTTAGGTCCAAATTAACATTTCACTTTGGTATAGAAatatttgaaaaagtatgttttttcagTTTTACACTGAAGATATAGAAGCATTTTccaaactgaaacaaaaaaatgaccaTAAATTTCAGATAAGAGCTTAAAAGGGAATCCACTAATAATTCAGTTGTTTGGGATCTTACAGTAAGGAGAGCAAAAGTAAGGTTGTTTACTGCAAAGAAAAGATAGGATTTCTTTGCAATAGTGGTGACAGAAAATATTGTTTTGCTGGTttgagtgaatcagatacagcagtgctgctgcagtttttaaacactgtgttccctCACTGTCCACTTGATTAGACACTCCTTTCTAGCTGCTGATGTAAAgtaagagacagaagctcatctgttgctgcacaggaTTCACAGGATACTgcctattctcagtccagcaggtgtttaaaaactttagcagcactgctgtgtctggtcCACTCATCAGACCCACCATGCCATGTCTTTTCAGACATCTGTTTCACCACCACAGTGACCAAAACGAATTTGAAAAAATCCTGAACAAAGACTTTCATACCAAATCACACTGAATGATGTTCACAACTTACATACAACTACTTAATTATTTAGGCTTAGAACAAAATGTGAACTTCCTCTTTAATCAGCCACTGTTTATCTCGCTCTGATAAAGTGGTTGGCTGATCTTCTCGAGGCCAAATGCTGCCATATCAGCATGTCccagcacaaaacacacatgTGGGTATGCAAAGTGTTAACTCCTCCATATCAGAGGAGGGGACTTTTGCACTAGTAGTGATTTAAAAACAGCCTGACGAGAAACAATCTATTGGAATGTCGGTGATACAAAGAACACAATTTTAACAACACATatgtacaaaacattaaaaaaacaagacaagtaCAAGAGCTCTGTTTtactttaaacacattaaaagataAAGTACAATTATAACCTAAACTTCACTTAAACGTCATCACAACACGTCTGACCTGATCACGTCAATACCAAAGGATCAAATCTTTAAACAGGGTATCTGCAAGTTTTGGGAAATTAAACCTTTTAATAacactaaaaaaagttttttttatggtatgATGATGCATTTTCTCATTGTACTGACAATAAgattttttcagcattttatcATCATTATATTGTACTGTATCGATACGGGGCATCTAAATTTTTAATAACTCAATAATTCACTATGCATTTTATTACACAGAGTGTAATTAGTGCTATTTAACTGGATACAGTGCAGCAAAATAATCAGTGAATAGTTACTGCACTATAAAGAGAGAACTTAAATCAGTTTTacagaatctgccactgctgatgcattttgtcaatgtcaaaccagaaaatagaccccTGAGCTACCCCTGTGTTACAGACTAGAACATATTTCAGTGCAGCATTTCAGTTTAGCATGGAGAAATGGCAGAGATggcattagttaatagctgtagaAATTATTTGGATACTAAATCAGCTTagactgcacctgaacagccatgtAGCTCAAACACAAGGAGTATGTTTGATAGTATGTTCTCACAAAAAGCAAACCACTATGAAGTTTATCTGAGACCAGATCCAAACCACCTAATCTTACAGTTTTCATACCTGCCTAAATAAGCAACACAAAGAGTACAAAGAGTCCAAAGAGTGCTAATGTGATGCAGATACTCTGTTTAAAacaattttacattatattagagCACAATTTACCGGCATAAAAATCATTTTCTGTGGAAGAGAATCAGAAAGCCCCCTGAATTCATTCCTGGAATGTGTGAGAAATGAACAGACTTGTACAGTGCTGTTATTGCATAAGAACATTTCCAGAACTCCCATTGCAAAATCATTAGTGATTGGTAGCTTAGGGGTGCTAACTGACTTCAAACTACACCACTCTGTTTATACCAGCACCTCCTCCACAACCGCCGTCGCCTGTGACGTAACCTGACTGAGGGATGATAACACTCTGACCCTCATGTGATGATAAACCCACGAAGGACTAGTAAGCAACAGGTCATCACAACCTGGTGACAATCATTACACACAGCATTAGGTCAGCAGAGACCTTGGCAGATGGCTGAGGACATTCATTAACagatatatatttacacagacacacaaacatatgGTTAAGTTTATAGATGCCAGTTTACAAATTTGGAAACACTGTGAACCCTCTTAAACATGGTAAACTCAAACCAACTCTAGCAGcctctgtgagagagagagagagagagagagagagagagagagagagagagagagagagagagattgtaaaGTAACAGCAGGCAACCTTAAGAGTCCAGGCTAAAGATGCAGCAAGCTGAAGCCTGCCAAAGTAAAACCACTATGACACAGACACACATCAGCAGTGTGTAGCAACACACTGTAGCCTGTATCTTCTTAACCAACCTCTCACCTACCCACTAACTACAACTAGTGCATTACAGTCCAACATAACAATAGTTACTAAGGGTTAGTCTTTTAAATTAGTGCTCTGTCTAAGAAAAgtgcaaagaaagaaaaagtacaATCAGTGTATCACAAGAGCTTAGCCTCAAAGTGAGTTTGGATTACAGTAACAAcaggaaataataaatattagtgAGAGAATTAGGGGGTACACCATATtcaacacacactgctgtacaatAGGTAAACAGGCCAGCTGCTTTTCTACACATGGGCCTGCATTCACTTGCAGATTAAGTATTAGCGTATTAGAGTGTAAGACTGCTGGTAGTGGAAGGGCAGCACAGTGCCAAAGGTGTACCAAGCCAGATAACATGCCCAGGTGGGGTCTTTATGGATAGCCCCAGTCTGGGCCCCAGAAATTGTCCAAGGGTTTTATGTTGGCCCCACATATAAATGACAGTGATGGGCTGACCCATCAGGGTCAGTAATGGGACGAGGAGAGGTTAAAGCTACGTGGGACCATGTGGGATTAGCATGAGATGTAATGATGGCCCCCACTTGGGGGTCCAACTGGGTTCCAGTAAAAACACGTAAACCCATAACAACTCACAACCTGCATGGAACCCACTATGCCCACAATTCAGCCACACATGAGCATTTTAACTTGGATGTTAGCCACATCCAAGGCTTGTAATGGCTCAAAAGTGAGTCAACACAGTTAACAGTCCATTTACAAAAACAGAGGTAAAGATATTTCCTGTAATAAAAGTGATGCGGTATGACATGAATAATAAATATTAGCTGTTACCAAAATAAGCACCCAGTCAAGTGAATAAaactctgtatctgtatctctttaTTGTGGCTGGCTGCTACTAATATCAGCTCCCTTAAATTTCAGGGCAGTGCTACTGTAAAGCTAAATGCTGGTGGCTTTCTTGTCTCCACCTTGAGTGTGGAATGGTTTCCCACACCCAGATTAAGCCTAAACCTGGAGTAAACAGGATTTCTATAAATAGCAGTGCACATTAGGCTAAATCCACATTCAGAAATGCAGTCCTTAAAGGATGTTACTGACCAAGCCTGTTACCGTTGATAATCACTAAACTGCAAACAGTCATCGTAGTCATCAATTAGCTTGATTTGATTTGCATAATAAAGACAAATGGCAGAGTTTTATTAATTGTTAGCATGTTGTTATTCAACATTAGCTTTTTAGACTGATAAAAGATTTTGTGATTAAGTGTTGCTGGTCATTCCTTTAAAGGGGAATTTCACTGATGGTTCAAAACTTCTTAGTAATTCTGTAGTCAGAGAGTAAACAAATTCATGCAGATTGCAAAATTTTGATTTCAGAGGAAATTACGTTTTCAGATTTCAGAAAGATCATTAATGCAAGGGCTTACAATGTTGACCATATAAATATAGCAATTTCACTAATTATCCAAAATGAAACTAGCAAAAGTAAAACTACACAAGCTTTTGTGTGTATTTCATGTTGTTTCAACTTTAGCAAAATAGTGGTAAAGCTAAGAAATAGGCTTTTTAGGTACTCTTTTGATAAACAACACCCTGCATGTATCCCTGTGCAAGTATTTTAGAACAATTTCACATCAAACCACATTAAATGACTAAATGCTTACATTGAATACCCAATTAATTTAGCAGAAGTTTTAAAAAATCAGTGGAACTGTGGACCTGAGATGACCTCCATATGATCTTCATATCCACAGTTACCCAAAGAGATTTGACTTGGGCCTGGACCTAAATGACCCAGAGGTTTCCACAGCCTCCCTCTCAAAGTGCCCAGACAGAGACGTGCTATGCACAATCTGTGTCCTTGTTCGGATCTTGCTGAGTCTGGGCCTAAGCCCGCGCAGAGACGTCTTCCTGCGCAGCACTTTCTCCTTTACAAGCCCTGCGTTCTCACCCACTGTGCTCACGTCGTCCTCACTGGCACTGTGATTCAGCAGCTTCAATGGCCTAAGGTTGGCCTGGAGGACCCGGGACAGCCTCCACCCGCTGGCTTCTCCACCATGGACTTCCCGCTGGACTTCAACATCAGCTTCACTGATAGCCCCAACTATGTCGAGGACATCGTGTGCCACCTCGCTCTTCATGTATTGGCTGGCTTTCCTTCCGCTGTAGTCTCGTACTTCCACGTCAGCATCATAAGCACCCACCAACAGTTTTACTACCTCCATGTGGTTGTGCATGGCTGCCAGGTGCAGTGGCGTGTAGCCGGCACTGGAGCGGGCGTTTACATCCACTGGAACACCACGCTGAGTGGCAAAGCTCACAAGGAGAGCCAGCAGCTCGGCTTTGCCCAGTTTGGCGGCCCAGTGAAGGCATGTGAAACCAGTCACAAAGTCTTTCTTGCCAATAAGGCCTGGCTCGGTGGCCAGCAGACGCTGTAGGCTTTCCCACTCGCCATCGCTGGCACACATCATCCACTCATGCTCCAGTGGTTCTAGAGCAACTGAAGCATTCTCGTAGTACATGTTGTTGCCGGAGGAGGAGTTCAAGGACGTTGCGTCGCCATCGCTCCTGGCAGAATCCTTGCACCTGTTGGACAGGTAGACTGAGCTCCTCAGGGCCATGCTGCGCCGGACCTGTGGCGAACTTGACATCATGTGCTCGAGGAAGTTCTTCCTGCTGCCTTTTGGAGTGTTAATGTCAATAAATGGCCCCTCATCTGCAGACTGTTCACCACCACGCTGGGACCCTCCAGACTGTTTGCGCCTGAGCCACTGAGATATTTTCTGATCTGACTCGCTCTGCAGGTCCAGTGGACCTGTCGGAGCAGTCTGATCTGATGAAGCATCTTGGCCATCTGTCTGTTGGTCATCCTGTGTAGATGATGTACCCTCCAAGTAGGTACCCTTCCAATGAGTCCTAGTTTTCAACCCATCTGGAACAGTCTGATCAGGACTACTACTCTCCAATCCATCTGGAACAGTCTGATCACACCTTTCTTCAGACCCAACCATGCTTTCTACTTCAGTCCTGTCAGTCACATGCAGAAGAGACACATCTGCCAGCACTGTGATCTCTGGTATATCCTCGAGTTTTCTGACTCCCTTTTCAGATCCTTTTCTTGTCATGACCTGATTGCCCATCTCTGCTTCAGGCTGATCTTCTCCTGCAGGCGAGGTGTTCCCCGGCACACCCGGACCAGCAGTTCCGCAACCAGTGCCAGGTGCAATTTCTTGTTTTGCATCTCCGTTCTCGCTGCTTTCTGACGGGACAGCTCGTGTAGCGTGCGTAACGACACTGTTCCTGCCACCGTTCCCCTGCTCCGTATCTCCCGTCCTTTCCATACCATCCTGCTGACGACCATCACGGTCTCCTCCAACGAGCCCACCTCTGAACTTCTTCTTCAAGCACACGTATTTCTCCCCATTGTCCACTTTCACCACGGCCACGCTGTCAACATACCCTTTGAAAGCCTCTTTGGCCGCTGATTTCTTGCCTGGCTCGGTCGGAATGGCTGATCGAAAGTGTTCAATCAGATCCACGTTCCTCGCTCTCCCACCCCTCTCCGTTAGGAAGCGCAGAACCGCTTCTTGGGTGCATTCGCTCGCCATCGGACGGATTTAATCCCAGTCTGCCCGACCTGCACGCTTTATTTAGTATGGAACAGGTTAATCCTCACCAGAGATGTTCATCGTTTCCACAACACGAAGAAGCTCAAGCGGCTGCTGAGGCTCGTGCTGAAGCTGCATTCGACGCCTGCCCCGTTTTGGATGGGCTAttatgtccacacacacacacacacacacacactgcccgcTCATCCCGTTACCAAGCTGGAAGTAATACACAGCCCCACCAGCAAGCGGAGCACCACCACAAACTACACTACACCCCCTTCCAGCAGCGCCCAGCTCCAAGTCTACAGATAACTGCGCCCAGGCGTCCGCCATTGTGGATCTAACCGTCGCTCAATTTGAATGAGACGGCCGTTCCAATTTGAACCAAAATGAACGTTAGTTTCGAGGTAGTACCACTCGTACTGAGA
This DNA window, taken from Astyanax mexicanus isolate ESR-SI-001 chromosome 5, AstMex3_surface, whole genome shotgun sequence, encodes the following:
- the LOC103039140 gene encoding ankyrin repeat domain-containing protein SOWAHC-like gives rise to the protein MASECTQEAVLRFLTERGGRARNVDLIEHFRSAIPTEPGKKSAAKEAFKGYVDSVAVVKVDNGEKYVCLKKKFRGGLVGGDRDGRQQDGMERTGDTEQGNGGRNSVVTHATRAVPSESSENGDAKQEIAPGTGCGTAGPGVPGNTSPAGEDQPEAEMGNQVMTRKGSEKGVRKLEDIPEITVLADVSLLHVTDRTEVESMVGSEERCDQTVPDGLESSSPDQTVPDGLKTRTHWKGTYLEGTSSTQDDQQTDGQDASSDQTAPTGPLDLQSESDQKISQWLRRKQSGGSQRGGEQSADEGPFIDINTPKGSRKNFLEHMMSSSPQVRRSMALRSSVYLSNRCKDSARSDGDATSLNSSSGNNMYYENASVALEPLEHEWMMCASDGEWESLQRLLATEPGLIGKKDFVTGFTCLHWAAKLGKAELLALLVSFATQRGVPVDVNARSSAGYTPLHLAAMHNHMEVVKLLVGAYDADVEVRDYSGRKASQYMKSEVAHDVLDIVGAISEADVEVQREVHGGEASGWRLSRVLQANLRPLKLLNHSASEDDVSTVGENAGLVKEKVLRRKTSLRGLRPRLSKIRTRTQIVHSTSLSGHFEREAVETSGSFRSRPKSNLFG